The following DNA comes from Rhizobium lusitanum.
GACAGGTGCACGTCCGCCAGTTCGACGATCGGATTGGTCGCGGCTTGGCTCATGCCCAGCTCCTCATACTTTCAGGCGACGCTCGAGGCGGCGCGTCAGGCTGGAAATAGGATAGCAAAGAACGAAGAACGCCGTCATCACCACGATATAGGCAAGCACGGTGAAATCCAGCCGGCGAACGGCGGTGCTAGCATCGGTCGCGGCATGGAGGAGTTCATGCACGCCGACGAGCGAGGCAAGCGCAGTCCCCATGGTGATGGAGGCAAAAAGGTTCATCCAGGGCGGTAGCGAGCGGCGGGCGCATTGCGGCAGGATAATCCAGCGCAGCGCTTGCAGCCTGGAAAAACCAAGCCCCTTGGCCGCCTCCCATTGTGTCGTCGCGATCGATTGTATGGCGCCGCGCGTGATCTCGGCGACATAGGCGCTGGCAGGGATGGCAAGCCCGATCACCGCCTTCAGCCAGTCGGGGAAGGGCAGGTAGTGGCCGGCCACCACGATCTCGAAGGG
Coding sequences within:
- a CDS encoding amino acid ABC transporter permease, giving the protein MTNAKILSASAHNRLPWLFGALIVIAAIWLLADLSLLSTLIEWLPYLGSGFLMNILISLLAMTGGTLVGVILGILQLAPLKIVRYPVVFYVQVFRNAPHLVLIFATTYIFPFEIVVAGHYLPFPDWLKAVIGLAIPASAYVAEITRGAIQSIATTQWEAAKGLGFSRLQALRWIILPQCARRSLPPWMNLFASITMGTALASLVGVHELLHAATDASTAVRRLDFTVLAYIVVMTAFFVLCYPISSLTRRLERRLKV